ACAGCACGGCGCCGAGGCCCGCGCCGCCGGAGACGCCGAGGATCGCCGGATCCGCGAGCGGATTCCGGGTCACGGCCTGCACGAGCACGCCGGCCAGCGCGAGGGCCGCGCCCGCGAGCACGGCGGCGAGCACGCGGGGCACGCGGGTCTCCAGCACGTAGCTGACGACGGGGCCGGCGGTGCCGCGGATCCCGTTCACCACGTCGCCGAGGAGCAGCTTCGCGTCGCCGAGGAGGACGGCCGCGACCAGGAGGCCGACGAGCACCGCGACGAGCGCGCCCATGACGAGCGCGGCGCGCCGGCGCGTGATCACGCCGTGCCGCTCGGTGGGCGCGGGCGCGGCGCTGTCGCGGGTGCGCACGGCGAGCACCACGAGGACCACCGCGCCGATCGCGGACGTGACGAGGCCCGTCGGCACGGACACCGACGCCTCGGCGCCGATGGCGGCCCGGAGCGCCACGTCGGCCAGCAGCACGACGGCCGCGCCCATCAGGCCGGCCGTCGGGATGAAGACCCACGACCGGCGGACGCCCGGGACGAGGCGGCGGAGGGGCCGCACGAACGCGGGCGCGTACAGGCCCACGAAGCCGATCGGGCCGGCGACCGTGACGGCCGCGGAGGCGAGCAGGACCGAGGCGAGCACGGCGATCACGCGGGTCGCCCGCACGCCGACCCCGAGGCTGCGGGCGGCGTCGTCGCCGAGCCCGAGCGCGTCGAGCCGACGGCTGACGAGCACCAGCACCACCAGCGCCGCGACCACGACGGGCGCCATCTGCGCCACCGCGTCGCCGCCGTTCTGCCCGATGCCGCCCTGGCCCCAGCGGTAGAGGCCGCCGGTGCGCTGCGGGAAGAGGAGGAGGAGCGCGCTCGTGACGGATCCGAGGCCGAGCGCGAGCGCGCTGCCCGCGAGCACGAGGCGCACGGTGCCGGATCCGAGTCCCGAGACCGCGAGGACGATGGCCGCCGCGACGAGCCCGCCGACGAACGCGACGCCCGCGCCGGCGAGGACCGGCAGGGTCAGGCCGGTGACGGCGGCGACCGCGAGGGCCGCGTAGGCGCCCGCGTTCACGGCCAGCGTGTCGGGCGACGCGAGCACGTTGCGGCTCACGGTCTGGAGGGCGGCGCCCGCGGCTCCGAGCGCGAGGCCGACGAGGATCCCGGCGGCCATGCGCGGCAGGCGCGACGCGACCACGACGGACGCGTCCCCCGGGGTCGCGCGGCCGGTGAGCGCGTCCCAGACCTCGCGCGGGCCGACCGCGGCGGTGCCCTGGGTGACGTCGATCGCCGCGAGCACCACGACGACGAGCGCCAGCAGGCCGACGACCGCGACCGCCCGCACCGGGATCCGGCCGGCCCCGTCGGCGCGCGTGACGGCGGCGAGCGACGGGACGGGGGCCGGGGTCCCCGCGTCGACGGTGGCGGGTGCCGCCATCTTCGACGCGGGAGCGGTGCGGACGGGCGCGGTCACGGGATCGGCGCGATCAGCTCGTGACGATGTCGACGACGGCGTCCGCGTACGCCGCGGCCGAGGCCGGGCCGCCGAACGCCCAGATGCCCGCGGGCATGCGGTGCACGTCGCCGGCCTGCACGAACGGCAGGGAGTTCCACACGGCGTCGTCCTTCAGCGTCTCGGCGAAGAGGTCCGGGCCGAGCACGTCGTTGGTGTTGTAGAGGAAGCGCACGTCGTCGCCCAGGGTCGTGAGGCCCTCGACGTCGGTGGCGGCGAGGCCGTAGGCGGGGTCGCCCTCCCCCGTCCACGCGTTCTCGAGGCCCAGCTCGACCGCCACGTCGCCGAAGAGCGAGCCGGCGGCGAACGGGCGGATGGAGACCTGGCCGGCGCTGACGTAGCCGTCCGCGAAGAGGAAGCGGGATCCCGACGCGCCCGCCGCCTCGATGGCGGCCGCGCCGTCCGCGATCGCCCGGTCGTACGCCGCGATGACCTCGGTCGCGCGGTCCGCGGTGCCCGTCGCCTTCGCGATGAGCTCGAGGTTGTCCTCGCTCTGCTGGATCTGCTGCGACGCGTCCGCCGACTCGATCTGCAGCACGGGCGCGATCGCCTTCAGCTGCTCGATGGCGTCCGCCGGCAGGTCGGTGGTGGCGACGATGAGGTCGGGCGCGAGCGACGCGACGGTCTCCACGCTCGGCTCGCCGCGCGTGCCGATGTCCGCCGGCTCGTTCGTGAGCGGCACGGCGGCCGACCAGGCGCTGTAGCCCGCGACGTCCGCGACGCCGACGGGCTCCACGCCCAGCGAGACGAGGTTCTCCACGACGTTCCACTCCGTGCCGACGACCTTCGTCGCGGGCCCCTCGAGCGTGACCTCCGCGCCGGTGCCGTCGGTGAGGGTGATCCCCGCGCCGCTGGGCGTGGACCCTTCGCCCGTGGACGCCTCCTCGGTGGTGCCGCACGCGGTCAGCGTGAGCGCTGCCGCGGCGGCGAGGGCGGTCATCGCCAGGGTTCGTCGTCTCGTGATCACGGGTGGAGCCTCTCGTTCCTGTGGTGGTGGCGGGCGACCGCGCGCGTGCGCAGGCTGCCCGTCGTCGGGTCCGCGTGGACCTCGACGGGGATGCCGTAGACCTCCGTGAGGAGATCGGGCGTGAGCACCTCGGCGGGGGTGCCGGTCTTGACGATCCGGCCGTCGTGCAGCAGCGCGACGGTGTCCGCGAGCGCCGCGGCCTGATCGAGGTCGTGCAGCACCACGCCGACGGCGATGCGTCCGTCGTCGGCGAGGTCGCGCACGAGGTCGAGGAGCTCGACCTGGTAGCGCAGGTCGAGGTAGGTGGTGGGCTCGTCGAGCAGGAGCACGCCGGTCTCCTGGGCGAGGCAGCTCGCGAGCCAGACCCGCTGGAGCTGGCCGCCGGAGAGCTGGTCGACGCCGCGGTCGGCGAGGGCGACGAGGCCCGTGAGGTCGAGGGCGCGGTCGACGGCGGCGCGGCCGTCGGGATCCGCTCCGCCGAAGCGGCCGCGGTGCGGGTAGCGGCCGAACTCGACGACGTCGCGGACGCTGAGGCCGCCGGGCGTCGGGCGGCCCTGCGTGAGGAGCGCGACGCGACGGGCGAAGCGGCGGAGGGAGAGGTCGAGGGCGTCGGTGCCGTCGGTCCCGGTCGCATCGGTACCCGTGCCCTCCTCCCGGAGGGTGAGCGATCCGGAGCGCGCGGCCTGCAGCCGGGCCATCGTCCGCAGCAGGGTCGACTTGCCGCTGCCGTTCGGGCCGACGAGGACGGTGACGCGGCCCGGCCGGAGCTCGAGGTCGGCGCCGTGGACGACCTCCGTGTCGCCGTACGCGACCGTGACGTCGCGCGCCGTCAGGGCGGTGGCGGCGGGACCCGCGGGGTCCGGGGCGGGGCTCGCCGGGGCGGGCGCCGCGGGCGTCGGATCCGTGTCCACGGCGCGCGCGATCGGCGAGGTCGGAGCGGGGGAGGTCACGGTAGGTGAGGTTAGCCTAACCTCATGTGCGCGGACAACCCGGGCCGCGACCTCCTGCGCGGGCGCCATGCGCGCCCCGGGCTCAGCCGCGCAGGTCCGCGAGTGCGTCCGCGATGTGCCCGCCCCACACCCGGTAGGTCTGCTGGTACCGGCTCTCCTCCGACTCCGGGCGCCACAGCGAGCGCGTGAGCGCCTCGGGGAACGGGACCGCCCGGGTGTTCGGGACGCCGTGGATCGCCTCCCGCGTGTGCCGGTTGAGCGCCTGCGCGTGGAGGCCCGCGGCGAGGCGCGCGGGTCGCGAGAGGCTGGCCGCGTTGTCGAGGGGCGGGATGTCGGCGACGAGGATCCAGGCGTCCCGCGGCAGGTGCGTGCGCAGCGCGTCGACCGCGCTCCGCATCTGCCGGCCCCACGCCCGGGTGGACGTGACGCGGAGCACGTCGGTGATCCCGGCGAGCAGCACGACCGCGTCCGCGCGGGTGAGGTCGCACTCGGCCCCCGCGATGACCGCGGGTGCCTCCCGGAGGCGCGAGCCCGGCAGGCGCGCGGTCGACCAGGCGACGCCGCGTCCGGTCTTCGTCGCGAGACGCCGCCCGAGGAAGGCGGGCAGGGCGATCTGGTGCGTCCGGACGCCGAGGCTGACCATGCCGTCCTCCCCGATCACGACGACGCGGTCGGGATCCGGGCCCTCGACGATCCCGCGGTCGGCGTCGTCCGGGTGGATGTCGCCGGACGCGTCCGACCGGCGGTAGAGGAACTCCCCCGCGCGGGCGGCGATGCGCGGGAAGGCCACGGCGGTGGCGAGGAACGGGGGGAGGCGGGGCATGGGGGTCCTGGGGGAGGAGGGCGGATCCACGGCGGTCGAGACCCGGGCACGGGTGGGCGACGCGTCCCGCGGTCCAGGGGATGGTCGAGCCTAGGCGCGCGCCCTGCTCGCCTGCCGGGGAGCGCCTCGGGGGGTCCGGCCTCGTGCCTCAGCGGACATCCGCATCCCCCAGCCGGTGCGCGCCGCGCAGCCAGCCCACGAGGTCGTCGGCGGCGGCGTCCGCGCCGCTCGGCAGCGGATCGGGGCTCGCCAGGGCGTGGCGGATGCCGCGGGGCGCGGATCCCAGCACGGCGTCGAGCAGCGCCGCGCCGCGGAGCCCGACCTCGCCGAGCAGCCCGACCTCGCGAGCGCTGAGGCCCACGGGCAGGTCGCCGTTGCCGAGGTCGGTGCCGTAGGCGATCCGGCCGCCGAGCGCGACGTACCGGCGCGCGTTGTCGAGGGCGGCGGCGAGGTCGTCGCCGTCGTGGATCGCGAGGGTGGAGGTCCACCGCACGTCACGCGCCGCCGACTCCCGCAGCGTCCGGTCGTCGAGGCGCTCGGTCCAGGGCACGTGCACGAGCACGTCGGCGCCCGCGCGGATCGCCCGGGCCGCCTGGCCCGCGCCCTCCGCGTGCACGGCCGCGCGCAGCCCGGCGGCGTGCGCGGCGTCGACGAGCGCCCCGAGCACGTCGTCCGCGAGGAGCGGGCCGCCGTCATGCAGCACGATCTTCACCGCGACGGACCCGGCCGCCCGGGCTGCCGCGACCAGTGCCGCCGCGTCCTCCGCGCACGCCACCTCCCGCACCGCGCCCGCCGGCGCCCAGGGCCGGTCCGAGGGGTAGCCGCCCACGGCGGTGTGGAACGGTCCCGCGAAGCGGACCTCCACGCCCGCCGGCGGGCGCGCCGCGATGCGCGCGATCCCCGCCGGGTCCCACCCCAGGTCCACCACCGCCGTGACGGCCGATCCCGCGAGCGCCCGGTGATCGACGAGCCCGAGGTGCACGTGCTGGTCCACCACGCCGTCGCTGAGGCTCAGGTCGAGCCGGCCGAGCACCGGATCCGCGGGGTCGGCGAGCGCGACGCGGCCGCCCGCGATCCGCACGGCCACCTCGCGCCGCACGCGGTCGAGCCGCAGCTCGCGCACGATCCAGGCGCCGTCCCGCGTCACCGCGTCGCCGCTCACCGGGTCAGGGGATCGGACAGCCCGAGCGACCACACGGCCACGCCGCCGAGCCCCCGCTGCTTCGCGAGCGCCACGCGCGCGTCGTACGAGCGCGCGTCCGACCACCACACGGTCGTGCCGTCGCGCAGGGTCGCGTGCCACTCCTGCTGGGGCACGCTCCACACGGCCTTCGCCCTCTGCGACGCGACCAGGTCGCGCGCGCCCTGGTCCGAGAGCTGGCGCCCCTCGCCCGTGCGCGGCCACGTGTAGCCGTACCCGGCGATCCCGAGCTGGATCCGCGCCGCCGGCACCGCCTTCCGCACGGGCTCCAGCGCGGCCTTCACCCACGGCATCCCGCCCACGGCCCCGGCGCCGGACCACGTGGGCCCGTGCTGGTCGTACGCCATGAGCACGACGTGGTCGGCGGCGCGGCCGAGCGCCGCCAGGTCGTAGCCGAGCGGACGGTAGTCGCCCGTGGTCGCCATGAGGCAGACGGAGACGCTGCGGGCGGGCCCGAGCGCCGCCTTCAGCCCGGACACGAGCCGCGTGAGGCCGGTCGGATGCGCGCCCGTGAGGCTCTCGAGGTCCACCGTGACGCCGTCCCAGCCGCGCGTCGCGACCTCGGCGGCGAGCTGCCGGACGACCCGGTCGACGTTGGCCGTCGAGCCGAGCAGCGCGTCGGAGATCCCGGGCGAGAAGTCGCCGAGGGCCTCGTCGTAGTTGCCGACCAGCAGCTCGACCCGCTCGCCGCGCGCGTGCGCCTGACGGAGGACCGCGATCGCCCTCGGCCGACGGGGTGCCGACGCCCCGGCCGTCGGGCGTGACGTTGACGCCGTCGACCACGACCGAGGTGAGCGCGGCGGCGCTCGCGTCGAGCCGGGAGACGGGCGTGGATCCGCCCTCCGCGTACCCGACGACCTCGAACGGCGTCGCCGCGGCGGCCGGGAGCGACCCGGCGGGCACGGCCAGCACGGCGGCCGCAGCCACGGCGAGCGAGGCGAGGCGGCGGCCGCGACGGCGGGCAGGACGGCGGGCGGAGCGCGGCGGGGTCATGGGCCGAGCGTAGGCCGCGCGGGCGTCCGCCCCCGCGCCGTCGGCCCGTCGGGGAGGCCCGGCGCCGCGGCGGCATGTGCAGGACGCGCGCCGGTGGATCCCCGGCACCCGTAGCGTCGTGCCCTCCCCCGCACCGCCCTCGCGCCCCCACCCGAGGCGTCCCGCCGTCCCCTCCGTCCGCCCCGCCCCGCCCGAGGTCCCATGCCGCACGCCCCGCGCCCGCGCCCGCCGGCCCCCGCCTCTCGCCGCCGCCCGTCGACGCCGCATCCCCGGACCCGAGCGGGCCGCCGACCGTGCTGAGCAGCCCCGACCGCGACGACGACCTCCTGCGCGAGCGCCTCCGTGCCCTGCACGACGCCTGGCCCGGCGATCCCGCCGACGACGACCCGCTGCACGCGTCCCGCGGCGCGACCGGGATCACGGCCGCCGACGGATCGCCCGCCCGGCGCTCCCGCTCCCGCCTCGGCTCCCTGCTCCGGTCGTCGTGCCGCGCGCTCCTCGCCCGCCTCGGTGCGAGCGCGACGGGGCTGCCGCTGCCGCGCGCCGACGCGGCCGGAGCCCGTCGGATGTCCGCCCAGGGCCGGACGCGCGGGTCCGCCGCCGAGGACCCACGGGATGCACAGGAAGGCCCGGATCCGCATCAGGACGGGCCGCTCACCCGCCCGTCACCCCCGGATCACCCGCCCCTCCTGCCCGATGTGTCCCCCTAAATGAGGACCGACGCCGTAGAGTCCTTCACAGCACGACGGGTTCCCCCCGATGCCGTCGTGCGCACTGGATACCCGACGAGCGCCCTGCCGCGTCCCCCCGCCCAGCTGGGCAGCTCATCAGATCCCTCCGCGCGTCGACCCGAACGACCGCGGCAGAACAGGAGCCCGGCGCGCGCCGTACCCGCGAGCGCGCCGGGCTCTCCCCATCTCCCGGCCCGGCCGCACGGCTCCCGGCCCGGCCGCACGGTTCCCGGCCCGACCGGCGCATGCGGGCGCGCCGCCCGTCCCGACCGCCCCTCCGACCGGCCAGGATGGGGGGACGGCACGAGGGGGATCCATGCGCACGACCGTCTACACGAGCACGGCCACACGGCACCTGACCGACGACGACCTCGCGGAGCTGCTCCGCCAGTGCGCGCGGAACAACGAGCGCACGGGCCTCACGGGCCTCCTGCTGCACCGCGACGGGCGCTTCATGCAGGTGCTCGAGGGCCCCGACGACGCGGTCGAGGCGGTGTTCGCGACCATCGCCGCGGATCCGCGCCACACCGACGTGCGCCAGCTGCTCGACGAGCAGATCGCCACCCGCCGGTTCCCGGCCTGGAGCATGGGCTTCCGCTCCGTGGACGACGCGACCGTCCGCGACCTCGACGGCTACGACGACTTCCTCGACCGGCCGGCCTCCGCCGCCGCGCGCCCCGACGCCCCGTCCCGCGCTCGCTGGCTCCTGGAGTGGTTCCGCACGCACCCGGCGTGAGGCACGGGGCTCGGGGGCTCGACAGCGAGCCGCCGCGCGTGCGACCATATCGACATTCGTTGCAACGATGATCGATAGGACGCGACCATGACCCCCACCCCGCTCGCCGGCACCGGCTCCTCCGCGCGGGCCATGCGCGGGATCCTGCGGGCCGCCCTCGTGGTCGCCGTGCTCGTGCTGCTGGCGGTCGCCGCGGCGGCCGTCGCGAGCGCGGTCGAGACCGTGCGGACCGGGGTGGTGCACACGTCCCTCGAGATGCGCGGATCCCTCCCCGCCGAGGCCGACGCCGGCCCCGCCGACCTCCGCTCGGGCGCCTACCGCACGGCCGAGGTCGCGGTGGGCGAGCTGTCGGGCGGCATCGTCGCGATGCACGTGGTGCGGATCGCGCTCGACGCGTCGGTCGGCATCGCGCTCGCGGGGACCGTCGCGATCCTCGCCCGTCGGCTGCTCCGCCCGGATCCGCTCGCCCGGCGCCTCAGCCTCGTGGTCACGCTCGCGGGCGGCACGGTGATGGTCGCGGCCCTGCTGTCGCTCGGGGCGCGCACGGCGGTCGCCTGGCTGGTCGGCGGCGAGCTGAACGACCCGGCCGCGGGGCTCGAGGGGTTCTGGCCGACGGTCGCGGAGGTCGACCTCTCCACCATCGCGCTCGGGTTCGCCCTCATGATCGTGGGCCTCGTCGTCGAGCACGGCGAGCGCCTCCAGCGCGACACCCGCGGCCTCGTCTGATGGCGGCCGACGACGACGCCCCCACCGGCGTGCACTGCCGCCTCGACGAGCTGCTGGCGGCGCGCGGCATGACGCTCGCGCGGCTCGCCGCGATCGTGGGCGTCAGCCCGGTGAACCTGTCCGTCCTCAAGAACG
The nucleotide sequence above comes from Clavibacter sp. B3I6. Encoded proteins:
- a CDS encoding iron ABC transporter permease, whose protein sequence is MTAPVRTAPASKMAAPATVDAGTPAPVPSLAAVTRADGAGRIPVRAVAVVGLLALVVVVLAAIDVTQGTAAVGPREVWDALTGRATPGDASVVVASRLPRMAAGILVGLALGAAGAALQTVSRNVLASPDTLAVNAGAYAALAVAAVTGLTLPVLAGAGVAFVGGLVAAAIVLAVSGLGSGTVRLVLAGSALALGLGSVTSALLLLFPQRTGGLYRWGQGGIGQNGGDAVAQMAPVVVAALVVLVLVSRRLDALGLGDDAARSLGVGVRATRVIAVLASVLLASAAVTVAGPIGFVGLYAPAFVRPLRRLVPGVRRSWVFIPTAGLMGAAVVLLADVALRAAIGAEASVSVPTGLVTSAIGAVVLVVLAVRTRDSAAPAPTERHGVITRRRAALVMGALVAVLVGLLVAAVLLGDAKLLLGDVVNGIRGTAGPVVSYVLETRVPRVLAAVLAGAALALAGVLVQAVTRNPLADPAILGVSGGAGLGAVLFVTTVPLASGWGIAGAAGLGAVAAAAVVFGLAARGGFPQNRLVLIGVGVSSGTAAAISLIIVLTDPFDGTKALTWLSGSTYGRGLDDALPVLAAVALAVAVAAPRHRMLDLVALDDDTPRLLGVGLGRARLIALATAVVLTATAVAAVGVIGFVGLVAPHAARALVGSRHARVLPVAVLLGAALVTLADLLGRTVIAPGQLGAGLVTALVGTPYFVWLLGRGRATRGR
- a CDS encoding iron-siderophore ABC transporter substrate-binding protein — translated: MTALAAAAALTLTACGTTEEASTGEGSTPSGAGITLTDGTGAEVTLEGPATKVVGTEWNVVENLVSLGVEPVGVADVAGYSAWSAAVPLTNEPADIGTRGEPSVETVASLAPDLIVATTDLPADAIEQLKAIAPVLQIESADASQQIQQSEDNLELIAKATGTADRATEVIAAYDRAIADGAAAIEAAGASGSRFLFADGYVSAGQVSIRPFAAGSLFGDVAVELGLENAWTGEGDPAYGLAATDVEGLTTLGDDVRFLYNTNDVLGPDLFAETLKDDAVWNSLPFVQAGDVHRMPAGIWAFGGPASAAAYADAVVDIVTS
- a CDS encoding ABC transporter ATP-binding protein; translated protein: MTSPAPTSPIARAVDTDPTPAAPAPASPAPDPAGPAATALTARDVTVAYGDTEVVHGADLELRPGRVTVLVGPNGSGKSTLLRTMARLQAARSGSLTLREEGTGTDATGTDGTDALDLSLRRFARRVALLTQGRPTPGGLSVRDVVEFGRYPHRGRFGGADPDGRAAVDRALDLTGLVALADRGVDQLSGGQLQRVWLASCLAQETGVLLLDEPTTYLDLRYQVELLDLVRDLADDGRIAVGVVLHDLDQAAALADTVALLHDGRIVKTGTPAEVLTPDLLTEVYGIPVEVHADPTTGSLRTRAVARHHHRNERLHP
- a CDS encoding hydrolase — protein: MSGDAVTRDGAWIVRELRLDRVRREVAVRIAGGRVALADPADPVLGRLDLSLSDGVVDQHVHLGLVDHRALAGSAVTAVVDLGWDPAGIARIAARPPAGVEVRFAGPFHTAVGGYPSDRPWAPAGAVREVACAEDAAALVAAARAAGSVAVKIVLHDGGPLLADDVLGALVDAAHAAGLRAAVHAEGAGQAARAIRAGADVLVHVPWTERLDDRTLRESAARDVRWTSTLAIHDGDDLAAALDNARRYVALGGRIAYGTDLGNGDLPVGLSAREVGLLGEVGLRGAALLDAVLGSAPRGIRHALASPDPLPSGADAAADDLVGWLRGAHRLGDADVR
- a CDS encoding glycosyl hydrolase family 18 protein, encoding MPAVAAAASPRSPWLRPPCWPCPPGRSRPPRRRRSRSSGTRRADPRPSPGSTRAPPRSPRSWSTASTSRPTAGASAPRRPRAIAVLRQAHARGERVELLVGNYDEALGDFSPGISDALLGSTANVDRVVRQLAAEVATRGWDGVTVDLESLTGAHPTGLTRLVSGLKAALGPARSVSVCLMATTGDYRPLGYDLAALGRAADHVVLMAYDQHGPTWSGAGAVGGMPWVKAALEPVRKAVPAARIQLGIAGYGYTWPRTGEGRQLSDQGARDLVASQRAKAVWSVPQQEWHATLRDGTTVWWSDARSYDARVALAKQRGLGGVAVWSLGLSDPLTR
- a CDS encoding BLUF domain-containing protein; translation: MRTTVYTSTATRHLTDDDLAELLRQCARNNERTGLTGLLLHRDGRFMQVLEGPDDAVEAVFATIAADPRHTDVRQLLDEQIATRRFPAWSMGFRSVDDATVRDLDGYDDFLDRPASAAARPDAPSRARWLLEWFRTHPA
- a CDS encoding helix-turn-helix transcriptional regulator, whose product is MAADDDAPTGVHCRLDELLAARGMTLARLAAIVGVSPVNLSVLKNDRARAIRYSTLVAVCRALECEIGDLLVLDPPTA